One part of the Rutidosis leptorrhynchoides isolate AG116_Rl617_1_P2 chromosome 1, CSIRO_AGI_Rlap_v1, whole genome shotgun sequence genome encodes these proteins:
- the LOC139853609 gene encoding uncharacterized protein, producing MSKLSHDGYHSAIVTLVPPKLVIIRILHCYIGCISSFWHAPWIAGNSFAKLFPRLFALDINKGSSIADRFRDGNWMWHWHRPLRGGAEQSSFDEMMNQLSNMSLSSSSYSWVWMGDADPNCVWCGNEVESEEHIFLNCNISKQVWLGIASWLQIDLPIWQSIDILWIWIDNFPNSKNQRVIVQAIFIAALWNLWRLRNSYAFNDQKFRISHVFDSIIGHNQEGITFLEEGKKMLREKTDNMPNV from the exons ATGTCAAAGCTTTCACATGACGGGTATCACTCAGCTATTGTTACATTGGTTCCACCAAAATTAGTCATAATAAGGATCCTACATTGTTACATTGGTTGCATATCCTCTTTCTGGCATGCCCCGTGGATAGCCGGTAATTCCTTTGCTAAATTATTCCCCAGACTATTTGCTCTTGACATCAATAAAGGTAGCTCGATAGCTGATCGATTCAGAGATGGTAATTGGATGTGGCATTGGCATCGCCCCTTGAGAGGTGGCGCTGAGCAGTCTTCCTTTGATGAGATGATGAATCAGTTATCAAACATGTCTCTTTCTTCTAGTTCTTACTCGTGGGTTTGGATGGGTGACG CGGATCCGAATTGCGTTTGGTGTGGCAATGAGGTGGAGTCGGAGGAGCACATTTTCTTAAATTGCAATATCAGCAAGCAGGTTTGGTTGGGTATTGCGTCTTGGTTGCAAATTGATCTCCCTATTTGGCAGTCAATCGATATTCTTTGGATATGGATTGACAATTTTCCAAACTCAAAGAACCAGCGTGTCATTGTTCAGGCTATTTTCATTGCGGCTCTGTGGAACTTGTGGAGACTTCGCAATAGTTACGCTTTCAACGATCAAAAGTTTCGGATATCTCATGTGTTTGATAGTATCATT ggtcataatcaagagggaatcaCATTTTTGGAGGAGGGGaa gaaaatgCTCAGAGAAAAAACTGATAACATGCCTAATGTGTAA